The proteins below are encoded in one region of Bacteroidales bacterium:
- a CDS encoding YjbQ family protein, giving the protein MIQQYEIHLPAFRKGYHLITHLITEKIGKLPEKGIVHIFIKHTSAAISINENADPSVRYDFESFLNKLIPENDPVYTHTLEGSDDMPAHLKSSLLGQSVTIPIRNGRLDLGTWQGIYLCEFRRQGGSRTVMVTIVGE; this is encoded by the coding sequence ATGATTCAGCAATACGAAATTCATTTGCCGGCATTCCGCAAAGGCTATCATTTGATTACCCATCTCATTACCGAGAAAATTGGCAAATTACCTGAGAAGGGGATCGTTCACATCTTTATCAAACATACTTCGGCAGCAATTTCTATTAACGAAAATGCCGATCCGTCAGTGCGTTATGATTTCGAATCCTTTCTCAATAAACTGATTCCCGAAAATGACCCGGTCTATACCCATACCCTCGAAGGCAGTGATGATATGCCTGCCCACCTGAAATCCTCATTGCTCGGCCAGTCTGTTACTATCCCCATACGGAACGGTCGGCTGGACCTTGGTACCTGGCAGGGTATCTATCTGTGTGAGTTCAGACGGCAGGGAGGTTCACGAACTGTCATGGTTACCATTGTTGGTGAATAA